DNA from Borreliella garinii:
AATGGACCTTTTTATCACCTATTTTATTTAAACCTAGCGCTTTTAAAACTTTGACCTTTTTATTTAATTTCCCAATAAGACTTCTTACGAGAAAAACTTGCACATTAATATTATTTCTAGAAATAATTTCCCTATTCTTTTCCATTCTTCTAATAAAACATTTATTTTTAGACCTGGACCTTGAGGCATTAAACCTAGCTTTCTTTAGTTGCAATCTTAATTTCCTTTTAATCATATATTAACCCCATAAAGTTTTTAAAGTTTTTCCGCGCATCTCTGCCACTTTTTCAGCATTTAAAACTAAATCAAATGCCTTAAAAGTCGCCTTTACTACATTCATAGAATTATTAGAACCAAGAGATTTACTCAAAATATCATGCACTCCTAAAGCTTCCATTACAGCTCGAACAGGCCCTCCTGCAATAACACCAGTACCATGAGTAGCTGGCTTGATTAAAACTTTAGCTTTTTTAAAGCAACCAATAACCTCATGTGGCAATGTTCCTTTTCGAATAGGAACAAATCTTAAATTTTTCCTAGCGCTTGTTAAACTTTTTTTTATTGCATCACTAGCATCATTAGCTTTGCCAAAGCCCCAGCCAACATATCCTTCTCCATCTCCAACAACCATAAAAGCAGCAAAAGAGAATCTTCTCCCGCCCTTAACAACTTTAGTAACTCTGTTGAGTGATATTAATTTTTCTATCTGCTTTCTCTGTGCCTGAACATCTACCATAAATACACTCCCTTAAATATTAATACCAAACTCTCTCAAAGAAGTTGCAAAACTTGCAATAAGTCCATGATACTTATAACCATTTCTGTCAAAAATAAGATTATTTATATTTTTCTCCTTAAGCCTTTTAGCAAGAACTTCTCCAAGCTTTTTTATATCATCAATATTTTTGCTTAAATTAAGACTTTTTTCAATAGTAGAAATACTTACAACAGTATGCCCCCTACTATCATCTATGACTTGTGCATAAAAATACCTATTAGATTTAAATATAGTAATTCGTGGCCTGCTCGCTACTCCACGCCCTATTTTGTCCTTTATTCTTTTTTTACGCATAAGCTTTCTCTGTTCTGCTTCTTTTATTTTTTTCATAACTACTAACCCAAAATTTATTTTTTTACACCAGATTTTCCAACTTTTCTTCTAATAACTTCATTATCATACTTAATACCTTTTCCTTTATATGGCTCTGGTTTTTTTAAACTTCTAATCTCGGCAGCAACCTGACCAACCTTAAACTTGTCTATTCCTTCAACAGAAATTTTAGTACTACCGTCAAGCTTTACATTAATACCATCTGGAACAACATATTCAAACTGAGTTGAATAACCAAGGTTTAAAAAAAGGCTATTGCCTTGTTGTTCTACTCTATACCCTATACCATTTATAGTAAGAGACTTGGAAAATCCTTCAGTTACTCCTTTTACCATGTTAAAAATCAAACTTCTGTAAAGACCATGGTAAGCCTTTGTTTTTTTATCGTTAAAAACTCGATCAACAATAACGCTACCATTCTCAACTTTAACATTAATGCTGTCTTTTATATCTTGAACCAATTTTCCCCTAGTACCTTCAACTATTACTAAATTGCCTTTAACATCAATCTTAACAGTATCTGGAATCTTTATCGGAAGTCTTCCAATACGTGACATATATTCCCCCTATTAAACTACCAAACTGAGCAAATCAACTCACCACCTATTTTTTTATCTTTAGCTTCCTTTCCAGTAATAACACCTTTGGAAGAAGATATGATTAATATTCCATATCCATTCTTTATTCTTGGCATATTCTTATATGAAGAATAAATTTTTCTACCGGGAGTAGAAATGGCATCTATTTTATTTATAACAGGATTTCTTTTGTTGTCATACTTTAACAAAACTTTAATAAAAGCAATTCCTTCTTTTTCTAAAAAATTAAAATCCTTGATATAACCTTCTTCTTTAAGAATGTTTAATATTGATTTATTCATATTGGACATCTTTAAATCTACAGATCCATGCTTAACTCTGCTTGCATTCCTCAATTTAGTTAGCATATCTCCTACTGAATAAGTAATCGCCATAAAATCCCCTTACCAACTTGATTTTGAAACGCCAGGAATTAATCCTTGAGACGCATACTTTCTAAAACATATTCGACACATACAAAAATCTCTCAAATATCCTCTTGGACGACCACACAACTTGCATCTATTATTCTGCCTTGTTTTATATTTAGGCTTTCTTAAAGCCCTAATAATCATTGATTTTTTAGCCATATACCTTATAAATCCCTTTAATTACTAAACGGCATTCCAAATTTTAAAAGCAAAGCTTTGCTTTCTTTGTCATTTGAAGCTGTTGTCACAATTGTAACATTCAAACCAGATATTCTCTCTATTTTATCATAGTCTATCTCAGAAAATATTATTTGCTCCGTTATCCCAAAAGAATAATTTCCATTACCATCAAAAGCATTTCCATTAATTCCCCTAAAATCCTTAACCCTTGGCAATGCTAAATGAATAAGCTTATATAAAAATTCATACATTGCATTGCCCCTAAGCGTAACTTTAGCGCCTATTTCTTGCCCTTGTCTAATTTTAAACCCTGCTATTGCTTTTTTTGCTTTTGTCTTTACAGCTTTCTGACCAGTGATCTGAGCAAGCTCTAAAACCGCAGAATCTAACAACTTCTTATTCCTAACAGCCTCACCAACACCTACGGAAACTACTATTTTCTCAAGCTTGGGAACTTGCATTATAGATTTATATTCAAATTCCTTAACAAGCTCCTTTATAACAATGTCTTTATAATATTTCTTCAATTCAGGAACATAATTCATAAACTCTATATCCTCTGTCCATTTTTTTTAAGATATCTTATTTTTTCATTATTTTCAAATCTAATACCCAATCTTGAAGAAGTTCCTTTGATAAATATCATTACATTTGAAATATCTATAGCGGCTTCCTTATCTATTATTTTACCTTTTTCTTGGGGTGTCCTAGCTTTAATAACTTTTTTAACCATATTGCAAGATTCAACAATAACTTTATTTTTTTTTCTATTTATACTAGCAATCTTACCTATTCTTCCCTTATCTTTTCCAGAAAGAATTTTTACGCTATCACCTATCTTCAACTTTGTCTTCACAAAACCCCCTTTTGCTATATTACCTCTGAGGCCAATGATACTACCTTCATAAAATTAGCATCCCTAAGTTCTCTTGCAACAGGCCCAAACACCCTTTTACCCCTAGGGCTCAAATTGGCATCAAGTATCACGCAAGCATTATCATCAAATCTAACATAAGTTCCGTTCTTACGTCTTACTTCCTTAGAAGTCCTAACAATTACAGCTTTACAAACATCTCCTTTTTTAACAGAAGAATTGGGAATTGCTTGTTTTACTACAATAGTTATTATGTCCCCGATTTTTGCATAACGCCTTTTACTACCACCAAGCACCTTAATACACTGAGCCACCTTGCCACCAGTATTATCAGCAATTGTTAAATAAGTTTGCATCTGAATCATAATCAACCTCCTTTAGAAAAATCAAAGCTATTTTAATTTTTCTAAAACTTCAACAAGAGCCCATCTTTTATCTTTACTAATAGGCCGAACCTCAATAATTTTTACCTTATCGCCAACCTTGGAAACTTCTTTTTCATCATGTGCTTTAACCTTCTTGCTAACCTTTAAATACTTATGATAGATTGGATGCATCTTTCTTTGAACAATTTTTACTACTATAGTCTTAGACATCTTATCACTAACAACCTTGCCAATTAATTCTTTTTTATTTTCTCTTGCCATATTTAAACCTTTCTAATACCTAATTCATATTCACAAATCATTGTATTAAGCCTTGCAATATCACGTCTAATCTCTCTTTTCTTTAAAGGATTTTCAACATGACCAACAACAGATTTAAATCTCAAATCCAAATATTCTTTCTTTAATTCTAGCCTCTTGGCCTTCATGTCCTCAAGAGTAAAATTCTTAAAATTTTTTAACATAATTACCTCAAATCTCGCCTTACAACAAACATGGTTTTTACTGGGAGTTTAGAACTCGCAAGTGACATAGCCTCTTGAGCAAGTTCCTCTATAACTCCAGCCATTTCAAACATAACAGTGCCAAGCTTAACAGGAGCATTCCAATGGTCAACACCCCCTTTACCTTTGCCCATTCTAGTTTCAGCTGGTTTTTTAGTATAAGGAATATCAGGAAATATTCTTATCCAAACTCTCCCACCTCTTTTTATTTTACGAGTCATTGCAATACGAGCAGCTTCAATTTGGCGAGCAGTAATAAAACTTGTTTCCAAAGAAACAAGTCCATATTCACCAAAAGAAATTTTATTGCCCTTCTGAGCCTCTCCAGATAATCTTCCCCTCTGCTTTTTTCTATATTTAACCTTTTTTGGACTTAACATCTAATTATCCTCCAATATTTTGCTCATTAGAATCGACTCTTTCTTTAGAAAAAGACGAACCAAGTTTATTCAAAAGACCTACTTCGTCTTTAGATAATCCATCTTTTTTATTTAAAACAGCCCTACTTTGCCTTTCATTATTTTTTTCCCTATTATTTAAAATTTTATCAAAATTTTTAACGGACTCACCTTTTTCCCTAAAAGGCTTTTTATTTATTACCTGCCCAGCATCAGAATTGGTTTGTCTGCCTAAAACTTCACCTTTAAATAACCAAACCTTAACTCCAATAATGCCATAAGTAGTTTGGGCTTCAGAAAACCCATAATCTATATTAGCTCTAAGAGTATGTAAAGGAACACGACCTTCCTTAACTTCAAAGCTTCTTGCAATCTCAGCCCCACCAAGTCTACCAGCAATTTTAATTTTTAGCCCTTGAGCACCTTTTAACATAGAAGTAGAAAGAGATGATTTTAAAACTTTCCTATAAGACACTCTATTTTCTACTTGCTTTGCAATCCCATTAGCAATAATTTGAGCATCAAGCTCTGGTCTTTTAACCTCTTTGATTTTAATACTAATCTTTTTAGAAATTTTTTTAGTTAACAATTGCCCAATCTTTTCAAGATTAGAGCCTTTAAGCCCTATCACAGAACCAGGCCTTGGAGTAACAATTACTACTGTTACTTTTTGAGGATTATTTCTAATTATTTCTATATCAGAAATATCAAATTTAATCCCTTTGAGAAACTTCATAATCTCCAGTCTTATTAAAAAGTCTTCATGAAGAATTGTAGAATATAATTTTTTATCAAAATACCATTTTGATTTCCAATCCTTATTAATTTTTACCCTTAAGCTATATGGATGTACTTTTTGGCCCATGCTTTATCCTTTAATATCTTTTTTTTCATCAACTTCAACAAAAATATGACAATTTCTATTAACAAGCCTATCAGCTCTACCTCTAGCCCTAGGCCAAATCTTTTTACGACGACGCCCATCATCAACCATAACTACTTTAACGAATATCATGTCCTCGGAAAGATTTTTATTGTGATACATCGCATTTGATGCTGCTGATTTAACAACTTTTTCTAAAAGCTTAGCTCCTTTATTAGGCATAGAACAAAGCACTGCAATAGCTTTAATATAAGACTTCCCCCGTATATTGTCAGCTATTGGCCTAACTTTTTTGGGAGAAGAGGGTAAATTTTTGCCCCTTGCTGTATATCTTCTATTTACCAACATAACTACTTTATTTCCTTCCCTTTTTATCTGACTTAGCATGCCCTCTAAAAATCCTTGTAGGTGAAAACTCGCCAAGCTTATGCCCCACAAGATCCTCAGTAATATAAATAGGTATAAAAGTCTTGCCATTGTAAACAGATATAGTAAGACTTACCATTTCAGGAATTATTGTTGAAGATCTGGAATAGGTTTTAATAACAACCCTCTTCTCACTTCCAAAAGATGATAAAACTTTTTGATAAAGACTCTTTTCTATAAAAGGTCCTTTTTTAATAGATCTTGCCACTATACTCTCCTATTTATTTCTTCTTTTAATAATAAATTTATCTGAATATCTCTTCTTCTTGCGAGTCTTATAGCCTTTAGTAGGCTGTCCCCAAGGAGAAACAGGATGGCGACCTCCAGAAGTTTTCCCTTCACCACCACCATGCGGATGGTCAACAGGATTCATAGCAACACCTCTAACTTTAGGTCTTCTACCAAGCCACCTACTTTTACCGGCCTTCCCTATAGAAACATTGGCATAATCTTCATTCCCAATTTCACCAATTGTTGCAATACATTTTTTGAAAATTAACCTCATTTCACCAGATGACAATTTTACAGTGACATAATTCCCATCAGAAGCAAGCATCATGGCATATCCCCCAGCACTTCTTACAAGCTGTCCACCCCTTCCTACATTAAGCTCGATATTGTGAATAGTCCTTCCAATAGGAATGTTTTCAAGGGGTAAGGCATTGCCAATTTTAATTGGGGCATTCGGACCACTTTCCAAAACATCTCCAACCTTAATCCCTTTAGGAGAAATAATATACCTTTTTTCTCCATCTTTATAAACAAGCAAAGCTATATTAGCACTTCTATTAGGATCATATTCAATAGAAGCAACTCGAGCAGGAATGCTAAATTTATCTCTTCGATTAAAATCAATCAACCTATATTTTCTCTTATGCCCACCACCTCTTCTTCTAATACTAATTCTACCAGAAGAATCTCTGCCCGATTTCAACTTTTTACCTTTTGTTAAAGATTTTAAAGGATCATTACCTTTGCTCAAATCATCAAAAGATAAAGTCGTCTTATAGCGCAAAGAAGAAGTTTTTGGCTTATAAGTCTTAATACCCATATTTATTTTTCTCCAAAACCACTAAAAAATATCTATTTTATCTTCCTTTTTGAGATAAACATATGCCTTCTTCCATGAAGAAGTTTTCCCCTTGCCTATAGGATATCCTCTTCGAGACACCACAACCTTGGCTTTACTTTTAATATTAAGTAAATTACACGACACTGGAGTAACATTGAAAAGTTCTTTTATTGCTGCACCAACCTCTTTTTTATTTGCTCTCTTATTAACCTTAAAAACATAAACATTAATACTTTCTCTTTGAGTATTGGTTTTTTCAGTAAGCATAGGTGAAACTATTATATCATAAGCTTTCATACTTATCCTCAACATCTTTTTTATTTAACGTAAAACTCATTAAGCTTGTTAACAGCAGATTCTAGAGCTATTAAATTCTTAGCATAAAACAAATCAACAACTCTAAGTTTATTAAAAGACAAAATCTTTAAATCTCTTATATTTTTACCAGCCCTTTTAATCATCTGATCATCATTGCCCAAAAGAATAACTACCTTACCATTAAAACTCGCAAAATTCTTGATTATTAAAGCAAGATCTTTTGTTTTGCCTGATTCAATATTAAAATTTTCAACAACCTTAAAATTATTTTCATCAGCAGCACGTAAACTTAATACAGACTTAAATGCAAGCCTTTTTACCTTTTTAGGTAATCTATAGCTATAATCTCTGGGCTTTGGACCTAATGCTATGCCTCCGCCAATCCAAATTGGATTTCGCTTTGTACCCACTCTAGCTCTGCCAGTTCCTTTTTGCTTCCAAGGCTTTTTAGAACTACCCCTGACCTCTGATCTGGTTTTAGTTGCAGATGTTCCAACCCTAAGATTAGACAACTCATTTTTTATAGCATTATAAATAGATCCATGACTAATTTCTATATTAAAAACTCTATCATCCAAATTTATAGTACCGATCTCTTTCCCATCTTTAGAAAAAACTTTTCTTTCCATACTAAATACCTACTTTTTAGATTTCTTAACAACAACAAAAGAACCCTTAGCACCAGGCACAGCTCCTTTTACCAGAATAGCCCTATTTTCTTCATCAATTAAAACAACTTCAAGATTTTGAATAGTTTGTTTATTTCCACCCATTCTACCAGCCATTTTGGTCCCTTTAAATGTTCTTGCGGGAGTAGTAGCTTGTCCTGTTCCACCAAGATGTCTATGGAATTTTGATCCATGAGAAGATGGACCACCACTAAAATTATGCCTTTTCATAGCCCCTTGAAAACCTTTGCCTTTAGTAGTACCTGTAACATCTACATACTTAACTGACTTAAAAACATCAACCTTAATCTCATCTCCAGGATCATATCCGTCAAGCCCCTTAAGCTCTATTACATATTTTTTGGGCTCAATATCTTTTAAACTCTTATATTGACCTTTTATAGGCTTTGAAACTTTAGAACCCTTAAGATCAACAGAACCTGCTATAAGAGCGTTATAACCATCTCTATCGACTGTTTTCTTCCCTATAATATAATTGGGCTGAAACTCTATAACAGTAACAGGAATCACAATGCCATTTTTCTGAAATATCTGAGTCATGCCAACTTTTTTTCCAATCAATCCCAACATTAAAACACCTCAAATTCATATACTTAACTTAAAATATCATTTACTGTTTAATATCTACCTCAACGCCTGCTGGAAGCTCTAATTTCATTAAAGAATCCATTAAAGCAGAAGTGGGTTCTAAGATATCAATAAGCCTTTTATGAGTTCGCATCTCAAATTGCTCTCTTGACTTTTTATTGACATGAGGAGAACGTAAAACAGTATATTTTTTTATTTTTGTCGGCAAAGGGATTGGACCCTTAATCTGAGCCTTAGCCTTCTGAACAGCCTTAACAATAGATTCGGCACTCTGATCTAATATCTTAACATCAAAACTAAATAATTTTACGCGTATCTTATCTTTAGCAATCAATTTATTCTCCTAAACTTTAGAGAGTATTAAATATATCCCTAAAGTCTTAAACTATTCCAATATCTCAAGAATTCTTCCTGAGGCAACAGTTCTCCCGCCTTCCCGAACAGCAAATTCTACATTTTTATCCATAGCTATTGAAGAGATCAGCTCAACAACAATATCAACATTGTCACCAGGCATAACCATTTCTTTGCCCTCTAAAGCAACAACGCCAGTAACATCGGTTGTTCTAAAAAAGAATTGTGGTCTATA
Protein-coding regions in this window:
- a CDS encoding type Z 30S ribosomal protein S14, with the protein product MAKKSMIIRALRKPKYKTRQNNRCKLCGRPRGYLRDFCMCRICFRKYASQGLIPGVSKSSW
- the rplD gene encoding 50S ribosomal protein L4 — translated: MERKVFSKDGKEIGTINLDDRVFNIEISHGSIYNAIKNELSNLRVGTSATKTRSEVRGSSKKPWKQKGTGRARVGTKRNPIWIGGGIALGPKPRDYSYRLPKKVKRLAFKSVLSLRAADENNFKVVENFNIESGKTKDLALIIKNFASFNGKVVILLGNDDQMIKRAGKNIRDLKILSFNKLRVVDLFYAKNLIALESAVNKLNEFYVK
- the rplP gene encoding 50S ribosomal protein L16 produces the protein MLSPKKVKYRKKQRGRLSGEAQKGNKISFGEYGLVSLETSFITARQIEAARIAMTRKIKRGGRVWIRIFPDIPYTKKPAETRMGKGKGGVDHWNAPVKLGTVMFEMAGVIEELAQEAMSLASSKLPVKTMFVVRRDLR
- the rpmD gene encoding 50S ribosomal protein L30; protein product: MIKRKLRLQLKKARFNASRSRSKNKCFIRRMEKNREIISRNNINVQVFLVRSLIGKLNKKVKVLKALGLNKIGDKKVHFLNESIKGMLNETINMILLSEVNNV
- the rpmC gene encoding 50S ribosomal protein L29 translates to MLKNFKNFTLEDMKAKRLELKKEYLDLRFKSVVGHVENPLKKREIRRDIARLNTMICEYELGIRKV
- the rpsH gene encoding 30S ribosomal protein S8 — its product is MAITYSVGDMLTKLRNASRVKHGSVDLKMSNMNKSILNILKEEGYIKDFNFLEKEGIAFIKVLLKYDNKRNPVINKIDAISTPGRKIYSSYKNMPRIKNGYGILIISSSKGVITGKEAKDKKIGGELICSVW
- the rplR gene encoding 50S ribosomal protein L18, which gives rise to MKKIKEAEQRKLMRKKRIKDKIGRGVASRPRITIFKSNRYFYAQVIDDSRGHTVVSISTIEKSLNLSKNIDDIKKLGEVLAKRLKEKNINNLIFDRNGYKYHGLIASFATSLREFGINI
- the rplC gene encoding 50S ribosomal protein L3 codes for the protein MLGLIGKKVGMTQIFQKNGIVIPVTVIEFQPNYIIGKKTVDRDGYNALIAGSVDLKGSKVSKPIKGQYKSLKDIEPKKYVIELKGLDGYDPGDEIKVDVFKSVKYVDVTGTTKGKGFQGAMKRHNFSGGPSSHGSKFHRHLGGTGQATTPARTFKGTKMAGRMGGNKQTIQNLEVVLIDEENRAILVKGAVPGAKGSFVVVKKSKK
- the rplW gene encoding 50S ribosomal protein L23; this translates as MKAYDIIVSPMLTEKTNTQRESINVYVFKVNKRANKKEVGAAIKELFNVTPVSCNLLNIKSKAKVVVSRRGYPIGKGKTSSWKKAYVYLKKEDKIDIF
- the rpsC gene encoding 30S ribosomal protein S3 codes for the protein MGQKVHPYSLRVKINKDWKSKWYFDKKLYSTILHEDFLIRLEIMKFLKGIKFDISDIEIIRNNPQKVTVVIVTPRPGSVIGLKGSNLEKIGQLLTKKISKKISIKIKEVKRPELDAQIIANGIAKQVENRVSYRKVLKSSLSTSMLKGAQGLKIKIAGRLGGAEIARSFEVKEGRVPLHTLRANIDYGFSEAQTTYGIIGVKVWLFKGEVLGRQTNSDAGQVINKKPFREKGESVKNFDKILNNREKNNERQSRAVLNKKDGLSKDEVGLLNKLGSSFSKERVDSNEQNIGG
- the rpsS gene encoding 30S ribosomal protein S19, whose product is MARSIKKGPFIEKSLYQKVLSSFGSEKRVVIKTYSRSSTIIPEMVSLTISVYNGKTFIPIYITEDLVGHKLGEFSPTRIFRGHAKSDKKGRK
- the rplF gene encoding 50S ribosomal protein L6; translation: MSRIGRLPIKIPDTVKIDVKGNLVIVEGTRGKLVQDIKDSINVKVENGSVIVDRVFNDKKTKAYHGLYRSLIFNMVKGVTEGFSKSLTINGIGYRVEQQGNSLFLNLGYSTQFEYVVPDGINVKLDGSTKISVEGIDKFKVGQVAAEIRSLKKPEPYKGKGIKYDNEVIRRKVGKSGVKK
- the rplX gene encoding 50S ribosomal protein L24, with translation MKTKLKIGDSVKILSGKDKGRIGKIASINRKKNKVIVESCNMVKKVIKARTPQEKGKIIDKEAAIDISNVMIFIKGTSSRLGIRFENNEKIRYLKKNGQRI
- the rplB gene encoding 50S ribosomal protein L2, whose translation is MGIKTYKPKTSSLRYKTTLSFDDLSKGNDPLKSLTKGKKLKSGRDSSGRISIRRRGGGHKRKYRLIDFNRRDKFSIPARVASIEYDPNRSANIALLVYKDGEKRYIISPKGIKVGDVLESGPNAPIKIGNALPLENIPIGRTIHNIELNVGRGGQLVRSAGGYAMMLASDGNYVTVKLSSGEMRLIFKKCIATIGEIGNEDYANVSIGKAGKSRWLGRRPKVRGVAMNPVDHPHGGGEGKTSGGRHPVSPWGQPTKGYKTRKKKRYSDKFIIKRRNK
- the rpsE gene encoding 30S ribosomal protein S5 gives rise to the protein MVDVQAQRKQIEKLISLNRVTKVVKGGRRFSFAAFMVVGDGEGYVGWGFGKANDASDAIKKSLTSARKNLRFVPIRKGTLPHEVIGCFKKAKVLIKPATHGTGVIAGGPVRAVMEALGVHDILSKSLGSNNSMNVVKATFKAFDLVLNAEKVAEMRGKTLKTLWG
- the rplN gene encoding 50S ribosomal protein L14 — protein: MIQMQTYLTIADNTGGKVAQCIKVLGGSKRRYAKIGDIITIVVKQAIPNSSVKKGDVCKAVIVRTSKEVRRKNGTYVRFDDNACVILDANLSPRGKRVFGPVARELRDANFMKVVSLASEVI
- the rpsQ gene encoding 30S ribosomal protein S17 encodes the protein MARENKKELIGKVVSDKMSKTIVVKIVQRKMHPIYHKYLKVSKKVKAHDEKEVSKVGDKVKIIEVRPISKDKRWALVEVLEKLK
- the rplV gene encoding 50S ribosomal protein L22 — encoded protein: MLVNRRYTARGKNLPSSPKKVRPIADNIRGKSYIKAIAVLCSMPNKGAKLLEKVVKSAASNAMYHNKNLSEDMIFVKVVMVDDGRRRKKIWPRARGRADRLVNRNCHIFVEVDEKKDIKG
- the rpsJ gene encoding 30S ribosomal protein S10, with product MIAKDKIRVKLFSFDVKILDQSAESIVKAVQKAKAQIKGPIPLPTKIKKYTVLRSPHVNKKSREQFEMRTHKRLIDILEPTSALMDSLMKLELPAGVEVDIKQ
- the rplE gene encoding 50S ribosomal protein L5; the protein is MNYVPELKKYYKDIVIKELVKEFEYKSIMQVPKLEKIVVSVGVGEAVRNKKLLDSAVLELAQITGQKAVKTKAKKAIAGFKIRQGQEIGAKVTLRGNAMYEFLYKLIHLALPRVKDFRGINGNAFDGNGNYSFGITEQIIFSEIDYDKIERISGLNVTIVTTASNDKESKALLLKFGMPFSN